The Verrucomicrobiia bacterium region TGGTCAACTGCCTGAACGTCGCCCGCCGGTCGCTGGGCAACCAGATCCTCGTCGATGCGGTGACGAATTCAATCGAGCGGGTCAAGGAAGGCAAATCGCTCGGCCCCAGCCTGTCCGATTGTCGCTCGCTGTTTTCCGGTCCGGCGTTGGAAATGATCTCCGTCGCCGAGGAAAGCGGCCGCCTGGACCAGGAACTGGTCCGCATCGCCGCCGACACCGAATCCGATCTGGACCGCAACATGAAGACGGCCGTCGCGCTGCTGGAGCCCATGATGCTGTTCATGATCGCCAGTTTCGTCGGCACCATTTTCATCGGGATGCTGCTGCCCGTGTTCGAACTCCAACAACAAATCAAATAACCACCACCAAGTTTATGAAAACACAGATACGCAAACCTCGACTCCATCAGCACGCCTTCACGCTCGTTGAAATGCTGCTGGTGCTCGTGATCATCGGCACCCTGGCCGCCATCGTGGTGCCCAAGCTGGCCGGACGCTCCGAACAGGCCCGCGTGACCGCCGCCCATTCGCAGATCGCCGCCTTCGGCACCGCGCTGGATGCGTTTGAAGTGGACAACGGCTACTACCCCAAGGGCAAGGACGGGCTGAACGACCTTTTGCAACAACCCCGCGACGCGCAAAACTGGAAAGGCCCCTACCTGAAGAGCGACGCCGTTCCCGCGGACCCGTGGGGCAACGCCTACCTTTATGAATGCCCGGGCAAACACAACCCCAGCGGTTATGACTTGTCCTCGGTCGGCCCGGATGGCCGCTCCGGCACGGACGACGACATCGCCAGCTGGAGCGTTGCGGGCGAAAAGAAATAGGTTTCGTGCGCACCACCCCGCACATGACGAATCTGCAGAGGGAAGCGGAGCGAGCAGTTCTCGCTTCGTGGGGCCCTTTGCGGTTGGTGGTTGGTGAGCCGGGGCGCGCCCTCGCGGTGCGCCCCGGCATTGACCCGCGGCCCCGTCGCCGGACGGCGTTCACCCTGCTCGAACTGCTGCTCGTGCTGGCGCTGCTGGCGATGGCCGTGGCCATCGCCGCCCCGGCCCTGTCCCGTTTCTTCCGCGGCCGCGCCCTCGACAACGAGGCGCGCCGCATGCTGGCCCTGACCCGCTACGGCCAGAGCCGCGCCGTGTCCGAGGGCATTCCCATGGTGATGTGGTTCAAGCCCGACGAAGGCACCTACGGCCTCGAGGCCGAGATGACCTACACCGAAACCGACGACAAGGCGGTGGAATATCATCTCGATTCCAACCTGAGCCTGGAACTGGCCCCGGCCACCGGCTTGTCCACCACGCCGTGGAAAATCACCACGCAGATCGCGGGGAACCAGCCAGCCATTCGCTTCACGCCGGACGGTTTCATCGCGGACACCAGTCCGGCGTGGATTCTCCTGAAGGTGGCGCGCGACGATGAGCCGGACTGCGTCTGGCTCGCGCAAACGGAAAACCGCTTGAACTATGAACTGCAAAACACCCAGCCACGCTGACCGGCGACGTTCACGTTCGCGGCGCGCCGACGGCGGGTTCACGCTCGCCGAGGTGCTGGCGGCGTTGCTGTTCATGGCCATTGTCATTCCCGTGGCCGTGGCGGGCCTGCGCATCGCCAACCTCGCGGGCGAAGTGGGCACGCGCAAGGCCGTGGCCGCGCGCATCGCCGAAGCCAAACTGAACGAACTGCTCATCACCGGCCAGATGCAGAAGGGCGCCCTGTCCGGCACCGTCACGGAAAACCGCATCAACTACGGCTGGAACCTGACCGTGGAGTCTTCGGGACTGGATGTGCTCCGGCTGGCCACCATGAAGGTGACCTTTCCGGCCCAGGGCAAGGATTACGACGTCCGCCTGAGCACGCTGGTGGACACGACGCAGTGATGCAGCCATGAACGTTGCCGCGCTTCATTCCCCTTCCCGCCTGTCCGGCGCGCCCCGCCGGCGGCGTGGTGCCGCGGCGCATTTCAGGGCGTTCACGCTGCTCGAGGTGCTGCTCGCGCTCATCGTGCTGGCCATCGTCCTGGTGGTGGTTCATTCAATTTTTTACAGCGCGCTGCAACTCCGCAACAAGGCGGACGCGGCCATCAGCGAAGCGATTCCGTTGCAACACGCCCTCACCGTCATCCGGCGCGATCTGGAGAACGTGACCGTGCCGGGCGGAACCCTCTCGGGCAGCTTTCAAACCACGCTGACCACGGGCTCATCGATGAGTGCCACGCACGCGGGCCAGCAATGCGGCCCGACCCTCTACACCACCGCCGGCACCCTCAACGACAATGATCCGTGGTCGGAGATGCGCAAGGTGACGTATTACCTGATGCCGTCAACCAACGGCTCGGCGGGGCAGGATCTCGTGCGCTCGGTCACCCGCAATCTCCTGCCGGTGTTCCAGGAGGAATACACGGACGAACGGCTCATGAGCAACGTGGACTCCCTCACGTTCCAGTATTACAACGGGTCGCAATGGGTGGACACCTGGGACTCGGCCTCCACCTCCGCCAGCAGCACGACCAGCACCGCGTCCACCAACAGCCTGCCCACGGGCGTGCGCGTGGACCTGACCCTCGTCGTGGACAAGCTGGGCTCCATCGCGCCCAACCCGATCGAAATGGTGGTTCCCATCACCGTGCAAGTCGGCACCAACACCACGGCCAGCACCGGAGGCGTCGAATGAAGATCTCGCTGGCCCAACATCTGAACGGCCACCGGCTCGAACGGCCCTGGTCCGCCCGCTGGTCGCGCCCCGCGCCCGGCCGCGCCGCGCGCGTTCCCGGCGCCTCCCACAACGACGATCGCACCGCCCGGGCCGCCGCCGGGCCGCCGCCCAAGGCCCGGCGCAGCATACGAGGTTCCGCCCTCATCATCGTGCTCTGGATCTGCTTTGGCATCGTGAGCATCGCGCTCTATTTCGCGCAGTCCATGAGCTACGAAATGCGCGCGGCCGACAACCGGCTTTCGGGCCTGCAAGCTGACGAGGCGATTGCCGGCGCCGCCCGCTACGCCAGCAACATTCTGGCGAACCTGCAAATTCCCGGCCTGCCGCCCGACCTCAACTCCTACGAACGCGAAAACGTGGCCGTGGGCGATGCGCGGTTCTGGTTCATCGGCCGCAGCGACGAGCAGACGGCCACGGATGAACCTTCGTTCGGCCTGGTGGACGAGGCGTCCAAACTCAACCTGAACAACGTCACCGCCGCAATGCTGGAGGAGCTTCCCCGCATGACCCCCGAACTGGCCGCGGCCATCATCGACTGGCGCGACGCCGACAGCACCGTGTCCGACGGCGGCGCCGAGGACGACATCTATCAGCGCCTCAACCCGCCGTATCATTGCAAGAACGCGCCGTTTGAATCCATCGACGAGCTGCGGCTCGTTTACGGCATGGACATGGAAACGCTGTTCGGCAACGACGCCAACCTGAACGGCGCCCTCGATCCGAACGAAAATGACGGCGACGTCTCGCCGCCAAACGACGATCGCAACGGGTTGCTGACTCCGGGCCTGCTCGAATACGTCACCGTCTGGAGCCGTGAGCCCGTGAACGCGCACACCAACGTGAACGATCAGCAGGCGCTCGCGACTGTGCTTCAAAACGCCCTTGGCTCCAGCCGCGCCAACCAGATTCTGGCCCAGCTGGGTGGCGGCGGGGCGCCCGGCGGCCCGGGCGGCACCGCGCAATACGGCAACCTGGTCGAGTTCTACCTCGCCAGCCGGATGAGCCGGAATGAATTTGACCAGGTGGCCGACCAGTTGATTGCCACCACGAACACGACGGGCTACGTCGAGGGGTTGGTGAACATCAACACCGCCAGCGAGGCGGTGCTGCAATGCATTCCCGGCATCGGCGTTCAATACGCCTCCACCGTGGTCGCCTACCGGCTCGGCAACGCCACCAGCCTGCAATCCATCGCCTGGCTGGTGGACGTGATCGGCAGCGAAGCGGCCCGCCAGGCCGGGCCGTATGTCACCACGCACAGTTATCAGTTCACCGCCGACATTGCCGCCGTCGGTCACTACGGCCGGGGTTACCGCCGCGTGAAGTATGTCTTTGACGACAGCGACGGTGCCCCCCGCATCGCCTACCGGCAGGACCTGACGCACCTGGGCTGGGCCTTGGGCAAAACCGCACGGGAAGATTTGGAAATCGCGAAAAACAACCCATGAAGTCCTCCTTCAATTTCAACCTCGCGGCGCTGGATCCGCGGCGACGCCAGCCGGGCAGCACGCTGCTCGGCCTGTCCTTCGACGGCAGCCGGCTTGAGGGCGTCGAAGTGCACCGCACGAACGGGAGCGTCGAACTGCGCAAATCCTTTGCGGCAACCCTCACGCTCGATCCGCTGACCAACGCGCCCGAACTGGTCGGCCGGGAAATCCGCAAGGTGCTCGACGAACACGGCATTCGCGAGCGCTGGTGCACCGTCTGCTTTCCCCTGAACTGGGCCCTGACGCTCTCCGTCAAACTGCCCGCGCTGCCGGAGGAGGATCTCGCCAGCTTCCTGCAGGTCGAAGCCGAGCGTGGTTTTCCCTATGGCCAGGACGCGTTGCTGACCGCCACCTCGCGCTGCCGCACGGCGGCCGGCGAAGGCTGGGCGACCCTGATGGGCGTGCCGCGCAGTCACCTGACCCGGCTCGAAACCGTGCTGGCCGCGGCCCAGTTGCGGTCCGCCAGTTTTTCCATCGGCATCACGGCGTTGCAACCGGCCGATGCCGCGGGCGCGGACGGCGTGCTCACGTTGCTGCCGGGCGAAGGCAACATCCGCCTGCAACTCACCGCGGGCGGCGGGATCGCCCTGCTGCGCACCATCGAAGGTGCGTTTGAACCGGCCGGCGGCGAACGCGAACTGCAAACCGACCACGTGCTGCGTGAATTGCGCATCACCCTGGGCCAGTTGGCGCCCGAGCTGCGCGACGCCGTGAAACGCGTCCGGGTGCTGGGCCGGAACGACGACGCCGACGAGCTGGCCGAAGTGATCGGTCCGCGGCTGGCGGCGCAAGGGATCGCCGTGGAGCAGGTCCGCGTGCATGCGCCGGACGATTTTTCAGTCAAGGTGCCGCCAAACACACCGGTCTCCCCGGCTCTGGCGCTGGCCGTGCGCCGTCTGGCGGGCAGCCCGGCGACGCTGGAATTTCTGCCGCCCAAGATCAGCGCATGGCAGCAGTTGAGTTCGAAGTATTCCTCGCCCAAGCTGGTCACCGTGGGCGCCGGCGCCGGCGCCGTGGCCGCGCTGGTGCTGCTGTTGTTCTTCGGCCAGCAGGTGCTGCTGTGGTATTGGGGCCACCGCTGGAGCGCCATTCAGAAGCGGGTTTACCTGCTCGAAGACACGCAGGCCAACATCCGTGAGTTCCGGCCGTGGTATGACGATTCCTACCGTGAGCTGACAATTCTGAAGCGGCTGACCGAATGCTTCCCCGAGGACGGCACGGTTTCCGCCAAGCAGATTGAGATGCGCGACCCGAACAAGCCCGGCGAGCTGTTGAAGGTCACCTGCACCGGCACGGCCCGCAGCCAGAGCGCATTGATTCATGTCACCGACAAGCTCGGCGCCGCCCGGAATGTGGCCAACGTGCACACCGAACAAACCCGCGGAGTTTCCCCCACGGAATTCACCTTCAACTTCGAATGGAGCGAAGGCGCACCATGAACTTTGATCCCAAGAACCGTCAACACGTCCTGCTGCTCGTCGCCGCCATCGTGGTCGGCATCTTTCTCGGCGACCGGCTGGTGCGTGCGCCGTTGTGGAACGCCTGGAAAGCCCGCTCCGTGCGTCTGGCTGATTTGCAGAAGAAGGTGGGCGACGGTGAAATGCTGCTGAAACGCGGCGATTCGCTCCTCGCACGCTGGGACAACATGCGCACCAACGCCCTGCCGGCCGACACCGCCGCGGCGGAGAGCGTGGTCATGCGCGCCTTCAATCGTTGGGCGGATGCCAGCGGCGTCAGCGTCAGCGGCATCCGGCCGCAATGGAAACGGGCCGACGAAGATTACATGACCCTCGAATGCCGCGCCGACATTGCCGGCGACCTCAATGCCATCACGCGCTTCCTTTACGAAATCGAACACGATCCGTTGGGCGTGAAGGTGGACAGCGCCGATCTGGCCACGCGGGACACCGACGGACGGCAAATCACCCTGGGCCTGCAAATCAGCGGCCTGCAACTTTTGAAATCCGCCCGATGAAACCGAAGGGAAACCTCCGCATGATGCACGTTTTCGCCGCGCTGGAAGGCTGGCTGGCCCGCTGGTCCGGCCATGGGTCGTTGCGCCCCGCGCCGGTCCGTGCCACGCCCGCCCGGAATGCACTCCGACCCGACGTATGCGAACTTCTGGTGATGAAGCAAAGCGGTAAGGCAAGGGGCGTATGGATCGTTCTGGCCACCCTGGCGGTCGGCGGGAGTCTTTCGTTGCGCGCCCAACCAGATGGTCCGGCCACCAACGCGACCGCCACGAACGCCATTGCTGCTTCGGCGGCTCACGCCGAGACCAACGGCGACGCGATGCGGGTTCCCGAGCGGACCGCGCCCGCGCCGCACGCTTCCGCCCCCGTCTCGACCACAAGCCGGACGGACTTCGCCGCGTTCCGCGTCATTGCCGAGCACAACATTTTCAACGGCAACCGCTCCGGCCAGCGGATCACCTCCACGCGCAGCGGCTCGTTGCAGCGCACGGTGCGCGTGGATGCCTTTACGCTGGTCGGCACCATGGATTCCAGCAAGGGCTGGCTGGCCTTCTTCGATGGCACCCAGCCGGATTACCACAAGGTGCTCCGGGCCGGCGACTCGATTGCGGGATTCAAGGTGAAAGAGATCATTTATTCCGGCGTCCGCTTCGATGAGAATGGCGCCGAGCTGGCTCTGCGCGTGGGTTCGAGCCTGCGGCGCGAGGACGGCGGCGCGTGGTTTGTCTCGGCGACCAGTGGTTCCTACGCCAGCTCCCGCTCCGGTGAAAGCCAACCAACTCACAACGGCAGCAGTTCAACCACCGTCAGCAGCAGCAGCAGCAGCAGCAGCAACTCCGACGGCGGCGGCCCGCCCAGCGGCGCCATGAGCGATGTTTTAAAACGACTGATGGAAAGAAGAGAAAAGGAATGATTTATGAAAGACTTTAGCCTGAACCAGCTTGTATTGACCGGCGCGCTCGCGCTTGCGCTGAACGCCGCGGCCCAGCCGGCGGAAGAGCCGGAAACCACGCCGCCCACCCCGCCTCCCGCGGAAGAGACCCTGGCGCCCGACCCCGCCGAAATGATTCAGGCGGTGAACACCGTGCTCACCAACCTGCCGACCGACGAGGTGCAACCGCCGGTCAGCAACGAGGACAACGCCAATCCCACGCCGCCGGAAACATTTTCCAAGGAAGGCACCACACCGCCCCGTTTCGTCGCCCCGATGCGGGGCACCAACGGCACGTCCACCACGGACGCGAACACGCTGCCGGAATACAACACGCCGCCGGACAAGGTGGTCAAGGATGGCGAACGCGGCCTGCGCCTGAACTTCCGCGGCGCGCCCCTCGACATGGTGCTCAATTATTTGAGCGACGCCGCCGGGTTCATCATCGTTCCCGAAACGGACATCCACGGCAAAGTGGACGTGTGGAGCAACCAGCCGCTCACCAAGGACGAGGCGGTTGACCTGCTGAACAAGGTGCTCGCCAACGAAGGTTACGCCGTGCTCCGCGACGGCCGCACCCTCACCATTGTGACCCAGGCCGAAGCCAAGAAGCGCGACATCCCGGTCAAGACGGGTTACGAGCCGGCCAACATCCCGAAGGACCAGCAGATCGTGACGCAGATCATTCCGGTGCGCTTCATCAACGCCGTGCAGCTGGCCAAGGATTTGCAGCCGTTGATGCCAACGCAAACGACCATGACCGCCAACGAAGGCGGCAACGCGCTCGTCATCACCGACACGCAGCAGAACATCCACCGGCTTGCCGAAATCATCAAAGCCCTGGACACCACGGTTTCCAGCCTGTCTTCCGTCCGGGTGTTCCCGCTCAAATACGCCGACGCCAAGACCGTGGCCGACATGATCAAGGAGGTGTTTGCCAGCTCGGACACGAGCAGCAATAGCGGCCGCGGCGGCCGCGGCCAGTTCCGCTTCGGCCCGTTTGGCCCGCAAGGCGGCGGCGACAACAACACCGCCAACAGCAGCGGCCGGCCCGGTGCGTCGAAAGTGGTGGCCACTTCGGACGACCGCAGCAACTCGCTCGTCGTGAGCGCGCCGGATGATTTGATGCCCACCATCGAACAGCTCGTGGCTTCCGTGGACACCAATGTCGAAGACGTGACGGAGATCCGGGTGTTCCGGCTGAAAAATGCCGACCCGCAGGAGACGGCCGACCTGCTGACGAGCCTCTTCCCCGATTCCAGCAACACCCAGAACCAGCAGGCTGGCTTCCGCGGCTTCTTCCGCGGGCCGTTCGGCGGGAACAACAACGACAATGCAAGCTCGCAGAGCGACCGCCTGAAAAAGCAAAGCAAGGTGACCGCGGTGCCCGACGCGCGCACGCGCTCCGTGGTGGTCACGGCCGCCCACGACACGATGGAGCAAATCGCCAAAATGCTCACGCAGCTTGACTCGGATCCGGCCCAGAAAAAGAAGGTGTTCGTTTATGAAGTGCAGAACACGGATCCGACCACGGTGCAGCAAACGCTGGAGGATCTGTTCAGCGGCCAGAGCACCACGTCCTCACGCTCCCGCAACACGACGGGCCAGGCGGGCACGCAGTTGAACACGCGCGCCCAGCAGCAGAACCAGAACAACAACCGGAACAACAACAACTCCGGCTTCGGCACCAGTTCGAGCGGCGTTCGTTCCTTCGGCAACTGAAGATCCAATTTAGGAAGCTCATGAAACACATCAAACACGAGACAGGCCTGGCGGCTTTGCGCCGCACGACCCTGGCGCTGGCTGTGGCCGCGGGCCTGGGCACGGCGACCGACCGGCTCGCCGCCCAGGGGGTCTTCGGCAACAATTTCAACCGAAACAACAACCGCTCCGGCAACTCCTCCACGTCGTCGAGCTACCCTTCGAGCACGCAGATGGGCACCGCCACGGTGTCGGTTGACCCCGAAACGCGCCGCGTGTTTGTGGTCACCGACGACGAAACCGCCAAGTATGTCAAGGAGGTCGTCCAGGACCTGGACCGGCCCACGCCACAGGTGCTCATCAAATGTGTCTTCCTCGAGGCCACCTACAGCAAGGACACCGACATTGGCGTGGATGGCACCTACACCCACACCATCAGCGGCAGCAAGGTCAGCGCCTTCAACGGCACGGGCACGGCGTCCAGCGCGTTCGACCTCGCCACGACTGGCGGCCTTTACACCATGCTCGGGCAGGATCTGCAAATCACGCTCGCCGCGCTGGCCAAGGCCGGCAAGACCGAGATCCTGTCGCGTCCCTCGATTCTGGCGCGCAACAACCAGCCCGCCACCATCAGCCTCGGCCAGCAGGTGCCGTTGATCACCAACACGCGGTTCGACAACTTCGGCAACCAGATCAATTCCGTGTCCTACCAGAACGTCGGCATCATCCTGAACGTCACGCCGTTCATCACCTCGGACAACCTGGTGGAAATGATCGTCGCGCCGCAGACCTCGGAACTCGCGGACCGTTCGCAGTGGGTGCAAATCTCCTCCGGCAGCACCAACAACGCCAGCCCCGTCAGCGCGCCCGTCATCAACTCGCGTTCCGCCGACACGGTGGTCGTGGTGCCCGACGGCCAGACCGTGGTCATCGGCGGCCTGATGCAGAGCAAGAAGCTCAGTTCGGAGGAGAAGGTGCCGCTGCTGGGCGACATTCCCCTGCTCGGCCTGCTGTTCCGGCACAAGGTCACCAGCAACGGCAAGACCGAACTCATGATTTTCATGACCCCGCACATCGTGAAGTATCCCTCGGAACTCGCGAACATGACGGCGAACGAACGGGGCAAGAGCCAGGTGCCCGGCAAGGCGTTCAGCGAGGAGGATCTGGACCGCTACCTCGATCAACTGCCCGCCGTCGATGACACGAAAGGCAAGAAATAACCCCGGCGCCATGAGCCCCGTGTTGCCCCCACCCGCATGAGCCACCGCACCCGCCCGGTTTATCTCGTCCTGCTCGCCGTCTGGGTGCTCGTCATTGCGTGGCAGATCGCGGAACACCGCCGCGTGCAACGCAACGCCCGGGTCGCGCTGATCAACCGTGCCAAGGACATTTCCAGCACGGTCGGACTCGTGCTGCGGTCGCAGCGGCATTTCGGCATCATTTCCCAGGATCGTCTCGAATCCGCCCTGGACGCCCTCATCAAGCCCGATGAGTTGAACGGCGTCTCGCTCTTCAACGCGCGCGGCGACGTGGTCGCCTCGGCCGGCACACCCATCGACCTCGAATTGAAGGGGCTCGTGCACACGGGCGAACATTGGGAATCCGGCACCGTCACGCTGATGAACCTCGTTGATCTCGGCACCAACGTGACTGCGGACATCGAAAGTTCCCGGCCGACCATCGTCATTCCCCGCGGCGAGTTTCCCGCGCCGCCGACCAATCGCCCGCCCGGCCGGCCGCCCGAACCGCCGCCCGGCGAAACCAATGAACCGCACCTCGCCGGCGGCCCGGAACGGCCCGGCCCGGAAACCGCCCCGCCACCCGAGCGCGACCGCCGGCGCGGCCGCGACTGGCGCCCGCAATTCGGCCGGCCCTTCTGGATGAGCGAGGAGGAATACAAGTCCGCCATCGAAAAGAAGGGCGTGCACAGCTTTGCCATGGTGCTCTCCACGCAGCCGGTGACCGCCACCATTCAGCAGGACATGTGGCTGCGCATCATCATCAGCGCCTTCGCCGGCATTGCCGTGCTCGGCTTCGGCGTGGCCTGGCGCAACCTGGCCCGCACCTCGGATCTGGAAGTCCGCCTCGTCCGCGCGTCCGAACTCAACGCCCGCCTCAAGGAAATGAACCTGGCCGCCGCCGGCCTCGCGCACGAAACCCGCAATCCGCTCAACATCATCCGCGGCCTCGCCCAGATCATCTCCCGCCAGCAGGACGCCTCCTCCGCCGTGCGCGAAAAGTCGCGCAACATCATCGACGAGGCCGACCGCGTCACGGCGCAGTTGAATGAATTCATCAACTATTCCCGCCCGCGCGAAGTCCGCCGCACCGCGGTCAAGCTGGGCTCCGTGGTGGGCGAAGTGGCCCGCGCGCTGGGCTCTGATCTGGAGGACAAGGCCATCAGGCTGGAACCGGCCGCCGACCTGCCCACCATCGAGGCCGATGAACAACTGCTCCGCCAGGCCGTCTTCAACCTGATCATCAACGCCATTCAAGCGGTCGAGCGCGGCGGCGAAATCCGTGTCACGGCCGAAAAGACGGGGCCGGACGAGGTGCAGATCGACATCCGCGACAACGGCCCCGGCGTGCCGCCCGAACTGCGCACGGAAATCTTCCGCCCCTACGTCACCATGCACCCCGAAGGCACCGGCCTCGGGCTGGCCGTGGTGCAGCAGATTGTCACTGCGCACGGCTGGGAAATCCGCTGCCTGCCCAACGAACCCAAGGGGGCCATTTTCCGCCTGACCCATGTGCGTCTGGCGGGCTGACGGGCGCGTCTGGACACTACCCGGGAGCGGTGGCGGCGTCTCGCCGCCGGGCATCTCCATGCACCGGGACCGTGCCCTGACTCGCAGCCGAGACGGGCTCCGCTATAGCAGTTTCATAAATACTGTAGCCGTCCTGACGGCAGCAGCCCCTCACCCCGTCCCTCTCCCCATCCGATGGGGAGAGGGTGGCCGAAGGCCGGGTGAGGGGCCGGCGAATAACCCGACGGCTACGACATTGTTTAAACCGCTCTAAATAAATGAGGGAAACGCGCTAACCGGAATGGACAGCTGCGCTGGCCGGGCAGAAATACAATACAGGCCGGGCGTGCTCTGGAATGCGATGATTCCAAAGCCGGTTGGAAAACCGGCGCTCCGCAGCCCTGACGTTTTCAGCGGCGGGTGAGCTGCGCCCGGACTGACGCCGGTCGCAATCTGGGCGTGTCTTTCACGTCGTTTTGTGGTTAAACCATGACCATGGCCGCCGCCAATCACAATGCCGCCAAACGCCCGCGCATCCTCATTGTGGATGATGACCCGGGCCAGCGCAGCCTGCTCGACTCCTTTCTGAAAAGTCAGGGCTTTGCAACCAGCGTCGCCGCCTCGGGCGAGCAGGCGCTCGCCGCACTCCGCAGCGAATCCTTTGCGATGATGATTTCGGACGTGCGCATGCCGGGCATTTCCGGCCTGGAAACGCTGCGGCAGGCGCGCCAGGAATTCGCCCGCCTGCCCGTGCTGCTCGTCACCGCCTACGCCGACATTCGCGACGCCGTGCTCGCCATGCGCGATGGCGCGCTGAACTATCTCAGCAAGCCCATCGATCTCGATGAACTGCTCCGCTCCGTCCAGCAGGCAACCGGGCTGGCGCGGGATCAGGCCGTGCGCATCGATGCGCAACGCGAGCTGCCCCCGCACGTCGTCGCGGCCAGCCCGCAGATGCTGTCGCTGTTCCGGGACGTCTCGCTCATTGCCGCCTCCGAAAGCCGGGTCATGATCACCGGCGAAAGCGGCGTCGGCAAAGAAGTCGTGGCCGACGTCATCCACGCCTGGAGCCCGCGCGCCGCAAGTCCGATTGTGAAGGTGAACTGCGCCGCGATTCCCGAAACGCTCCTGGAAGCGGAATTGTTCGGCCACGAAAAGGGCGCGTTCACCGGCGCCGT contains the following coding sequences:
- a CDS encoding type II secretion system protein GspJ, with product MNVAALHSPSRLSGAPRRRRGAAAHFRAFTLLEVLLALIVLAIVLVVVHSIFYSALQLRNKADAAISEAIPLQHALTVIRRDLENVTVPGGTLSGSFQTTLTTGSSMSATHAGQQCGPTLYTTAGTLNDNDPWSEMRKVTYYLMPSTNGSAGQDLVRSVTRNLLPVFQEEYTDERLMSNVDSLTFQYYNGSQWVDTWDSASTSASSTTSTASTNSLPTGVRVDLTLVVDKLGSIAPNPIEMVVPITVQVGTNTTASTGGVE
- a CDS encoding secretin N-terminal domain-containing protein; its protein translation is MKDFSLNQLVLTGALALALNAAAQPAEEPETTPPTPPPAEETLAPDPAEMIQAVNTVLTNLPTDEVQPPVSNEDNANPTPPETFSKEGTTPPRFVAPMRGTNGTSTTDANTLPEYNTPPDKVVKDGERGLRLNFRGAPLDMVLNYLSDAAGFIIVPETDIHGKVDVWSNQPLTKDEAVDLLNKVLANEGYAVLRDGRTLTIVTQAEAKKRDIPVKTGYEPANIPKDQQIVTQIIPVRFINAVQLAKDLQPLMPTQTTMTANEGGNALVITDTQQNIHRLAEIIKALDTTVSSLSSVRVFPLKYADAKTVADMIKEVFASSDTSSNSGRGGRGQFRFGPFGPQGGGDNNTANSSGRPGASKVVATSDDRSNSLVVSAPDDLMPTIEQLVASVDTNVEDVTEIRVFRLKNADPQETADLLTSLFPDSSNTQNQQAGFRGFFRGPFGGNNNDNASSQSDRLKKQSKVTAVPDARTRSVVVTAAHDTMEQIAKMLTQLDSDPAQKKKVFVYEVQNTDPTTVQQTLEDLFSGQSTTSSRSRNTTGQAGTQLNTRAQQQNQNNNRNNNNSGFGTSSSGVRSFGN
- a CDS encoding ATP-binding protein, with translation MSHRTRPVYLVLLAVWVLVIAWQIAEHRRVQRNARVALINRAKDISSTVGLVLRSQRHFGIISQDRLESALDALIKPDELNGVSLFNARGDVVASAGTPIDLELKGLVHTGEHWESGTVTLMNLVDLGTNVTADIESSRPTIVIPRGEFPAPPTNRPPGRPPEPPPGETNEPHLAGGPERPGPETAPPPERDRRRGRDWRPQFGRPFWMSEEEYKSAIEKKGVHSFAMVLSTQPVTATIQQDMWLRIIISAFAGIAVLGFGVAWRNLARTSDLEVRLVRASELNARLKEMNLAAAGLAHETRNPLNIIRGLAQIISRQQDASSAVREKSRNIIDEADRVTAQLNEFINYSRPREVRRTAVKLGSVVGEVARALGSDLEDKAIRLEPAADLPTIEADEQLLRQAVFNLIINAIQAVERGGEIRVTAEKTGPDEVQIDIRDNGPGVPPELRTEIFRPYVTMHPEGTGLGLAVVQQIVTAHGWEIRCLPNEPKGAIFRLTHVRLAG
- a CDS encoding GspH/FimT family pseudopilin; this translates as MTNLQREAERAVLASWGPLRLVVGEPGRALAVRPGIDPRPRRRTAFTLLELLLVLALLAMAVAIAAPALSRFFRGRALDNEARRMLALTRYGQSRAVSEGIPMVMWFKPDEGTYGLEAEMTYTETDDKAVEYHLDSNLSLELAPATGLSTTPWKITTQIAGNQPAIRFTPDGFIADTSPAWILLKVARDDEPDCVWLAQTENRLNYELQNTQPR
- the gspG gene encoding type II secretion system major pseudopilin GspG, with the protein product MKTQIRKPRLHQHAFTLVEMLLVLVIIGTLAAIVVPKLAGRSEQARVTAAHSQIAAFGTALDAFEVDNGYYPKGKDGLNDLLQQPRDAQNWKGPYLKSDAVPADPWGNAYLYECPGKHNPSGYDLSSVGPDGRSGTDDDIASWSVAGEKK
- a CDS encoding helix-hairpin-helix domain-containing protein, producing MKISLAQHLNGHRLERPWSARWSRPAPGRAARVPGASHNDDRTARAAAGPPPKARRSIRGSALIIVLWICFGIVSIALYFAQSMSYEMRAADNRLSGLQADEAIAGAARYASNILANLQIPGLPPDLNSYERENVAVGDARFWFIGRSDEQTATDEPSFGLVDEASKLNLNNVTAAMLEELPRMTPELAAAIIDWRDADSTVSDGGAEDDIYQRLNPPYHCKNAPFESIDELRLVYGMDMETLFGNDANLNGALDPNENDGDVSPPNDDRNGLLTPGLLEYVTVWSREPVNAHTNVNDQQALATVLQNALGSSRANQILAQLGGGGAPGGPGGTAQYGNLVEFYLASRMSRNEFDQVADQLIATTNTTGYVEGLVNINTASEAVLQCIPGIGVQYASTVVAYRLGNATSLQSIAWLVDVIGSEAARQAGPYVTTHSYQFTADIAAVGHYGRGYRRVKYVFDDSDGAPRIAYRQDLTHLGWALGKTAREDLEIAKNNP